From one Streptomyces sp. R41 genomic stretch:
- a CDS encoding roadblock/LC7 domain-containing protein — protein MAAEPEVLDELHRLRARVPQLTGALAASVDGLVLAQDTPGVEPEGLAALTAAALGVAVRMADATGQGDFRELLVRGVHGYVATYAAGASAVLTLLAQDRVNVGRLHLEGRRSGTRIGELVDAATARGEPAAPAAPAKASAKTATGTSRTRTARGTAPARTTPTPNTPTTSES, from the coding sequence ATGGCGGCGGAGCCCGAAGTCCTCGATGAACTCCACCGGTTGAGGGCCCGCGTGCCCCAGCTCACCGGGGCGCTCGCGGCCAGCGTCGACGGTCTCGTCCTCGCCCAGGACACCCCCGGCGTGGAGCCGGAGGGCCTGGCCGCGCTCACGGCGGCCGCGCTCGGGGTCGCCGTGCGGATGGCGGACGCCACCGGGCAGGGCGACTTCCGCGAGCTGCTGGTGCGCGGCGTCCACGGCTATGTGGCGACGTACGCGGCGGGCGCCTCCGCCGTGCTGACCCTGCTCGCCCAGGACCGGGTCAACGTCGGCCGGCTGCATCTGGAGGGGCGCCGCTCCGGCACCCGGATCGGAGAGCTCGTGGACGCCGCGACGGCGCGCGGCGAACCGGCCGCACCGGCCGCACCGGCCAAGGCGTCCGCCAAGACCGCCACCGGCACTTCACGGACCCGTACGGCGCGCGGCACAGCACCCGCGCGCACCACCCCTACCCCCAACACCCCGACCACATCGGAAAGCTGA
- a CDS encoding transcriptional regulator, whose protein sequence is MTTVRTPPPPRLPVRDRATEAGGGVSPMLSRLAAERATGVLLRERGTLYLADGDVVHAESPATPGLEVLFAARGVLDAEVWREAVAAAGARHRVGRFLVDSGRIAKGALELCHLGSLYDAAYFALGPSSTPTRFRYGAAHWLGPVRPVPVVALERETVRRRALLHRIWPDPATDTAPLVRSKLAAGPSVPLRQEAVLGRVDGVRTAADVSLALGRPAFHTLVDLRRLAAAGLVTAAVPPQPPPVPGVLTQPSADPDVALLRRLRDALEAL, encoded by the coding sequence ATGACGACGGTCAGGACACCTCCCCCGCCCCGGCTGCCCGTACGGGACAGAGCGACGGAGGCCGGTGGCGGTGTGTCGCCGATGCTCAGCCGGCTCGCCGCCGAGCGGGCCACCGGCGTCCTCCTGCGCGAGCGCGGCACGCTCTACCTCGCCGACGGCGACGTGGTGCACGCCGAGAGCCCGGCCACACCGGGGCTCGAGGTGCTGTTCGCCGCCCGCGGGGTGCTGGACGCCGAGGTGTGGCGGGAGGCCGTCGCCGCGGCCGGGGCACGCCACCGGGTCGGCCGCTTCCTGGTCGACAGCGGCCGGATCGCCAAGGGCGCGCTGGAGCTGTGCCACCTCGGCTCGCTGTACGACGCGGCGTACTTCGCGCTCGGGCCGAGCAGCACCCCGACCCGCTTCCGGTACGGCGCCGCGCACTGGCTCGGCCCCGTCCGCCCCGTGCCGGTGGTCGCACTGGAGCGCGAGACGGTGCGCCGCCGCGCGCTGCTGCACCGCATCTGGCCCGACCCGGCCACGGACACCGCGCCACTGGTGCGCTCCAAACTGGCCGCCGGGCCGTCGGTCCCGCTGCGCCAGGAAGCCGTACTCGGCCGGGTGGACGGCGTGCGCACCGCGGCGGACGTCTCGCTCGCGCTGGGGCGGCCCGCGTTCCACACCCTGGTCGACCTGCGCCGACTGGCCGCCGCCGGGCTCGTGACGGCGGCGGTCCCGCCGCAGCCGCCTCCCGTGCCCGGTGTGCTCACCCAGCCCTCCGCCGATCCCGACGTCGCGTTGCTGCGGCGGCTGCGAGACGCGCTGGAGGCCCTGTGA
- a CDS encoding diaminopimelate decarboxylase, which produces MGADRDRTGDPVGDGVDGTAAFSGGGFGHGSGGGIGGGSGAGGEPDSHRVVRRDDAVRAAVEQGLLGPGTPIVALLDVPGIRASAAALRAAFDAVTAPGTPVLHAFAVKATPLVPVLRLLHEQGIGAEVASAGELALARAAGVTPARTVLDSPAKTSAELREALALGIAVNADNPQELDRIDGLVRSASTRSPLGIRVNPQVGGGSIEALSTATATSKFGVALRDEGAREWIVGAYADRPWLTRLHAHAGSQGIPLSLMAQGVAETYALAEEINRRIGRRQIDTIDIGGGLPVNFGSDATTPTYAQYARLLAEVVPGLFDGRYGLVTEFGRSLLAKHGTVLARVEYTKSAGGRAVAVTHAGVQVAARTVYAPASWPLRIAAYDAKGRPKAGPDVVQDIAGPACFAGDLLAEGRALPLLEQGDYAAALDTGAYYFAHHYAYNSLARPGIYGFAPDGEGGVRFAVVREPQTLDEIVAESGGAQPSALTGL; this is translated from the coding sequence ATGGGCGCAGACAGGGACAGGACGGGGGATCCGGTGGGCGACGGGGTGGACGGGACTGCGGCGTTTTCCGGCGGTGGGTTCGGCCATGGATCCGGCGGTGGAATCGGCGGTGGGTCCGGCGCCGGCGGCGAGCCGGACTCCCACCGCGTCGTCCGGCGCGACGACGCCGTCCGGGCCGCCGTGGAGCAGGGACTCCTCGGGCCCGGAACCCCCATCGTCGCGCTCCTCGACGTCCCCGGCATCCGGGCCTCGGCGGCAGCCCTGCGGGCCGCCTTCGACGCGGTGACCGCTCCCGGCACCCCCGTGCTGCACGCCTTCGCGGTGAAGGCGACCCCGCTCGTGCCCGTCCTGCGGCTGCTGCACGAGCAGGGCATCGGCGCGGAGGTGGCGAGCGCCGGCGAGCTGGCCCTCGCGCGGGCGGCCGGAGTAACTCCGGCGCGCACCGTGCTCGACTCACCCGCCAAGACGTCCGCCGAGCTGCGCGAGGCGCTGGCACTGGGCATCGCGGTCAACGCGGACAACCCGCAGGAGCTGGACCGCATCGACGGCCTGGTGCGGTCCGCGAGCACCCGCTCCCCCCTCGGAATCCGGGTGAACCCGCAGGTCGGCGGGGGTTCCATCGAGGCGCTGTCAACGGCCACGGCGACCTCCAAGTTCGGGGTCGCGCTGCGGGACGAAGGGGCCCGCGAGTGGATCGTCGGGGCGTACGCCGACCGCCCGTGGCTGACTCGGCTGCACGCGCACGCCGGGTCGCAGGGCATCCCGCTGTCACTGATGGCGCAGGGCGTGGCGGAGACGTACGCGCTGGCCGAGGAGATCAACCGGCGCATCGGGCGGCGGCAGATCGACACGATCGACATCGGCGGCGGGCTGCCGGTGAACTTCGGCTCCGACGCGACGACCCCGACGTACGCGCAGTACGCGCGGCTGCTCGCCGAGGTGGTGCCCGGGCTCTTCGACGGACGGTACGGACTGGTCACCGAGTTCGGACGGTCGCTGCTCGCCAAGCACGGGACCGTGCTCGCGCGGGTCGAGTACACGAAGTCCGCCGGGGGCCGGGCGGTCGCGGTCACGCATGCCGGGGTCCAGGTGGCGGCCCGTACGGTGTACGCGCCCGCGTCCTGGCCGCTGCGGATCGCCGCGTACGACGCGAAGGGCCGCCCCAAGGCGGGACCGGACGTCGTCCAGGACATCGCGGGCCCCGCCTGCTTCGCGGGCGACCTCCTCGCCGAGGGGCGCGCGCTGCCGCTGCTCGAACAGGGCGACTACGCGGCCGCGCTGGACACGGGTGCGTACTACTTCGCCCACCACTACGCGTACAACTCCCTTGCCCGGCCGGGCATCTACGGCTTCGCGCCGGACGGGGAAGGCGGGGTGCGCTTCGCGGTCGTACGGGAGCCGCAGACCCTCGACGAGATCGTCGCGGAGTCGGGCGGGGCGCAGCCGTCGGCACTGACTGGGCTTTAG